Proteins encoded together in one Desulfovibrio sp. UCD-KL4C window:
- the rlmD gene encoding 23S rRNA (uracil(1939)-C(5))-methyltransferase RlmD — translation MTNENNALAKGSTIEIEIESLAFGGQGIARHEGLTIFVDNAVPGQVISCEITKLKKRFAFAKRLDIITHSKEEAAPFCEHFGTCGGCLHQDIAYGSQICWKGRQVSETLARIGKIAKETEGMGQETIGSPLQRGYRNRMDFSFQGYGEELSIGFKKRGSETEVISVSSCPLLPESCRNISALAEEYCAKSKFGTYRHGKGGYWRKLVVRVSHESGKIMIHVITAPSKTHSAIKGLEELLFAKIPNLKTFAHSTRIGRPDIASGERLISITGEPFITETLKKSDGGSVSYKISPNAFFQTNSSGAEVLFQRCLDIASPKASDIVYDLFCGSGGIGMFMASSVKKVVGFEISKETVLSARENAKLNGIENSQYITANLSNEDGVPAELPKPDIIVLDPPRSGVPAPTLERILSLAPEKIVYISCNPSTLARDAERLEEKYTLKKFSSVDMFPHTAHIECIALLTRHSKS, via the coding sequence ATGACTAATGAAAACAATGCCCTTGCTAAGGGCAGTACTATAGAAATTGAGATTGAGTCTTTAGCTTTCGGAGGACAGGGCATTGCCCGTCATGAAGGATTGACTATTTTTGTTGATAACGCAGTGCCCGGACAGGTAATCAGCTGTGAAATTACTAAGCTCAAAAAAAGATTTGCCTTCGCAAAACGTCTTGACATCATAACCCACTCAAAAGAAGAAGCAGCCCCATTTTGTGAACACTTCGGCACCTGCGGCGGGTGTCTACATCAGGACATTGCTTACGGTTCACAAATTTGCTGGAAAGGGCGCCAAGTCAGTGAAACTCTGGCTAGAATAGGCAAAATAGCCAAAGAGACTGAAGGAATGGGGCAAGAAACCATCGGTTCTCCTCTTCAGAGAGGCTACCGCAACAGAATGGATTTTTCTTTTCAGGGATATGGAGAAGAACTCTCTATAGGATTTAAAAAACGCGGTTCAGAAACAGAAGTTATCAGCGTAAGTTCCTGTCCCCTATTACCTGAATCATGCCGGAACATTTCAGCGTTAGCTGAGGAATACTGCGCCAAAAGCAAGTTTGGAACATACAGACATGGCAAAGGTGGGTATTGGCGCAAACTTGTTGTCCGAGTTTCACACGAAAGCGGGAAAATAATGATTCATGTGATCACAGCGCCATCAAAAACTCACAGTGCCATCAAAGGACTTGAAGAACTTCTGTTTGCCAAGATTCCAAATCTCAAAACTTTTGCGCACTCAACCCGCATAGGCAGACCGGATATAGCCTCCGGTGAACGCCTTATTTCCATAACAGGAGAACCGTTCATCACTGAAACTTTGAAAAAATCAGACGGCGGATCTGTCAGTTATAAAATCAGTCCGAACGCATTTTTCCAAACCAACTCATCCGGAGCAGAAGTTCTCTTCCAAAGATGTCTGGACATTGCATCGCCTAAAGCAAGCGACATTGTTTATGACCTGTTCTGCGGATCAGGCGGCATAGGCATGTTTATGGCGAGCAGTGTAAAAAAAGTTGTCGGGTTCGAAATCTCCAAGGAAACTGTTCTCTCTGCGCGCGAAAATGCCAAGCTGAACGGGATTGAAAACAGCCAGTACATCACTGCCAATCTGTCCAATGAAGACGGAGTTCCTGCAGAACTGCCGAAACCGGATATAATTGTACTAGACCCTCCAAGAAGCGGAGTTCCGGCACCTACTCTTGAGCGGATACTTTCTTTGGCTCCTGAAAAAATTGTTTATATATCCTGCAACCCGTCAACTCTTGCACGTGATGCAGAAAGACTGGAAGAAAAATACACACTTAAGAAGTTCAGCTCCGTAGATATGTTCCCGCATACTGCACATATCGAATGTATTGCTTTGTTGACTAGACACAGTAAAAGCTGA
- a CDS encoding septal ring lytic transglycosylase RlpA family protein, which produces MFKRTFLMMLVFVISVSFAYAEEPAENSTEINATATVSNDLSVQVVPADYKEEGVASWYGEEFQGKVTASGEPYDMDKQTAAHNYLPLGVKVTVTNLDSGKSAVVTINDRGPFVPDRIIDLSRAAADKLGFTDVGKANVRIEAYRPQEKKEVVAKPAEHKLYGAFYIQVGAYKVKDNADRLIERLEKIGFHNARIVRVVTDSAQIFKVQLGMYKSLASARKANLKIGPGFPGTFILADVVQY; this is translated from the coding sequence ATGTTTAAAAGAACGTTTCTAATGATGTTGGTGTTCGTAATTTCTGTAAGTTTTGCTTACGCAGAAGAACCTGCTGAAAATAGTACTGAAATAAATGCAACAGCGACTGTAAGTAATGATTTATCTGTCCAAGTTGTTCCTGCAGATTATAAGGAAGAGGGAGTTGCTTCATGGTATGGTGAGGAATTTCAAGGTAAAGTAACGGCAAGCGGTGAACCGTATGATATGGATAAGCAGACAGCAGCGCATAACTATCTTCCGCTTGGCGTAAAAGTTACTGTAACTAATTTAGATTCCGGAAAAAGTGCAGTTGTCACAATAAATGATAGAGGACCGTTTGTGCCTGACCGTATAATCGATCTTTCCCGCGCAGCCGCAGATAAACTGGGTTTTACTGATGTAGGTAAAGCTAATGTCCGTATTGAAGCTTACCGTCCTCAAGAGAAGAAAGAAGTTGTAGCAAAACCAGCTGAGCATAAACTTTACGGGGCATTTTATATTCAGGTCGGGGCGTACAAAGTTAAAGACAATGCTGACAGGCTTATTGAACGCCTTGAAAAAATCGGGTTCCATAATGCCAGAATTGTACGTGTTGTGACTGACAGTGCCCAAATCTTCAAGGTTCAGCTTGGAATGTATAAATCTCTTGCTAGTGCACGCAAGGCCAATCTTAAAATTGGTCCGGGGTTTCCGGGAACTTTCATACTTGCTGATGTAGTGCAGTATTAA
- a CDS encoding FxsA family protein: MLGKLFLAFVLVPIFDLYLLVKIGGQIGTLNTVILVLLTAFIGAVLARSQGMAAMQKVRENMDQGIMPAEEILDAVIIFAAGLTLLTPGFITDTLGLLLLFPLTRGYFKRWLRIKMANWKKSPNVHMAYQHTEFKAWSNPEPRSHKIENVIDIEAHNPDDKDGPLQ, encoded by the coding sequence ATGCTTGGCAAACTTTTTTTAGCCTTTGTTCTTGTTCCTATATTTGATTTATATCTTCTTGTTAAGATTGGCGGGCAAATAGGCACGCTTAACACAGTTATACTGGTTTTGCTTACAGCCTTTATCGGAGCAGTTCTTGCCCGTTCACAGGGAATGGCTGCAATGCAGAAGGTTCGCGAGAACATGGATCAAGGCATAATGCCTGCCGAGGAAATTCTTGATGCAGTTATCATTTTTGCAGCAGGACTAACCCTGCTCACTCCCGGATTCATAACGGACACACTCGGCCTGCTTCTGCTCTTCCCACTCACACGCGGATACTTCAAACGCTGGTTGCGTATTAAAATGGCAAACTGGAAAAAAAGTCCGAATGTGCACATGGCTTACCAACACACAGAATTCAAAGCCTGGTCCAACCCGGAGCCACGCTCACATAAAATCGAAAATGTAATTGATATCGAAGCTCATAATCCTGACGATAAAGACGGACCGCTTCAATAA
- a CDS encoding sulfite exporter TauE/SafE family protein, which translates to MTPFILVPLIFLIAGFLQGLTGFGSAMIAMPLLAFVLDIKTAVAVCTLCGVVINLKMVLNLRAKIDLKKVLPLTIGCIPGAIFGTVVVNQVNSNIIMFLLGILLAGYAAYSLLIKPVILKLHPLWGLLGGFSTGFLTATVSAGGPPVIIYAAVMGWEKDELKSTLAGFFITSATFGAAGHLISGITTFYVFKLFLASLIPVLLGVYLGYSLAGKISDELYKRMVMILLVFMGIMLIFESIG; encoded by the coding sequence ATGACACCATTTATCCTTGTTCCATTAATTTTCCTCATCGCAGGATTTTTGCAAGGTTTAACAGGATTCGGATCAGCAATGATCGCGATGCCCTTGCTTGCATTTGTCCTTGATATTAAAACTGCTGTGGCTGTCTGCACTCTGTGCGGAGTTGTCATCAATCTTAAAATGGTTCTCAACCTGAGAGCAAAAATTGATTTAAAAAAAGTCCTTCCGCTAACCATAGGCTGTATTCCCGGAGCAATCTTCGGGACTGTTGTGGTTAACCAAGTAAATTCTAACATTATTATGTTTTTACTCGGTATTCTTCTTGCCGGGTATGCTGCGTATTCCCTGCTTATTAAACCTGTAATTCTAAAACTACATCCTTTATGGGGACTGCTTGGAGGGTTCTCAACTGGCTTTCTCACCGCAACAGTCAGTGCCGGTGGACCTCCTGTCATTATTTATGCTGCGGTTATGGGCTGGGAAAAAGATGAACTCAAATCAACTCTTGCCGGATTCTTTATAACCTCGGCAACTTTTGGAGCTGCCGGGCACTTAATAAGCGGCATAACTACTTTTTATGTTTTTAAACTTTTTCTTGCTTCGCTTATTCCTGTACTGCTAGGCGTTTACCTTGGATACTCGCTTGCAGGAAAAATCTCCGACGAACTATATAAAAGAATGGTTATGATTCTGCTTGTCTTCATGGGAATAATGCTTATTTTTGAAAGCATCGGATAA
- a CDS encoding 30S ribosomal protein S1: MSEQNLEANGEENFAELFEAFQSESNDNLQVGDLVKGTVISVTKDSVFVDTGSKVDGIVNRDELTDTEGELTVKEGDAVELYVISIDSNGISLSKAMSGAGGLNMLNDAYESGLPVEGKVMETCKGGFRVSMMHRKVFCPVSQIDATFVENPEQYVGETHNFRVIKFEEGGRNIVVSRRALLEIEQEKAREKFIAEVEPGAVLEGKVTKLMAFGAFVELVPGVEGMVHVSELSWSRSAKPEDVVQPGDDITVRILAMEPRKDGKGLKISLSLKQLQADPWDEVGEKFNPGDKVTGTVARCADFGVFVEIAPGIEGLVHISEMSYTKRVHKPREEVTAGQEVSVMIKDLDLVKRRIALSMKDSEGDPWLDVAESFKVGTEVEGVVENKAEFGVFVSLAPGITGLLPMSRITRSERKNELETLTPGQKVKLTIEEINLADRKITLSTGEAKEDIDWKKYAKPAASKKSSQRKAAEPKVTTSGDSSGFGGLLGMKLQEAMKNKK, translated from the coding sequence ATGTCCGAGCAGAACTTGGAAGCAAATGGCGAAGAAAACTTTGCCGAACTTTTTGAAGCTTTTCAGTCAGAATCAAACGACAACCTTCAAGTCGGTGATCTAGTTAAAGGAACTGTAATTTCAGTCACTAAAGACTCTGTGTTTGTAGACACAGGCTCTAAAGTAGACGGGATTGTAAACCGTGACGAGCTGACCGATACCGAAGGCGAACTGACAGTTAAGGAAGGAGACGCCGTAGAACTCTACGTTATCTCCATTGACAGTAATGGAATCAGCCTATCCAAAGCCATGTCCGGCGCAGGTGGCCTCAATATGCTTAATGATGCATATGAAAGCGGTCTACCCGTAGAAGGTAAGGTTATGGAAACCTGTAAAGGTGGTTTCAGAGTCAGCATGATGCACCGCAAGGTGTTCTGTCCCGTCAGCCAGATTGACGCAACTTTCGTGGAAAACCCCGAACAGTACGTGGGTGAAACACACAATTTCAGAGTCATCAAGTTTGAGGAAGGCGGACGCAACATAGTTGTTTCCCGCAGAGCTCTTCTCGAAATTGAACAGGAAAAAGCCCGCGAGAAATTTATCGCAGAGGTTGAACCTGGAGCAGTTCTTGAAGGTAAGGTTACTAAACTTATGGCCTTTGGCGCATTTGTGGAACTTGTTCCCGGAGTGGAAGGAATGGTCCACGTATCAGAACTTAGCTGGTCACGCTCTGCTAAGCCTGAGGACGTAGTTCAGCCCGGTGATGACATCACTGTCAGAATCCTTGCCATGGAACCACGTAAGGACGGAAAAGGACTTAAGATCAGTCTTTCTCTCAAGCAGCTTCAAGCTGATCCTTGGGATGAAGTCGGTGAAAAGTTTAACCCCGGCGACAAAGTTACCGGAACAGTTGCCCGTTGCGCAGATTTCGGCGTATTTGTTGAAATTGCACCCGGCATCGAAGGCTTAGTTCATATTTCTGAAATGAGCTATACCAAGCGCGTTCACAAACCAAGGGAAGAAGTCACAGCCGGACAGGAAGTTTCCGTCATGATTAAAGATCTTGACCTCGTTAAACGCCGTATTGCTCTCAGCATGAAAGATTCTGAAGGTGATCCATGGCTTGACGTGGCTGAATCTTTCAAAGTCGGAACAGAAGTTGAAGGCGTTGTCGAAAATAAAGCCGAATTCGGTGTTTTCGTAAGCCTTGCTCCTGGAATTACCGGACTTCTGCCCATGTCACGTATTACCCGCTCAGAAAGAAAAAATGAACTGGAAACGTTGACTCCAGGTCAGAAGGTTAAGCTGACTATTGAAGAAATCAACTTAGCTGACCGCAAGATCACCCTGAGCACAGGTGAAGCTAAAGAAGATATAGATTGGAAAAAGTATGCAAAACCTGCTGCTTCTAAAAAATCTTCACAGCGTAAAGCAGCTGAACCCAAAGTCACTACTTCCGGAGACTCTAGTGGATTCGGCGGACTTCTTGGAATGAAACTCCAAGAAGCCATGAAAAATAAGAAATAA
- a CDS encoding acyl-CoA dehydratase activase: protein MIAGIDIGSRSMELVLLNDNEVVLERKLPTTFDPASQLKVILDGVKADLISATGYGRKLVTEEICKVPCVSLTEIKAYALGISHLFPEARTILDIGGQDTKAISLMKNGKVSKFEMNDRCAAGTGKFLENLSTVFQIPIEEFGNYALEGTEPLIINSMCTVFAETEATSLMAQGKNPRDIALGLHASIVRRTINMLHRVGLSEPLVFAGGVANNACVIDMLYKSISIKPLTPERPDMVGALGSALYGKSLLKIS, encoded by the coding sequence ATGATTGCTGGAATCGATATCGGCTCACGGTCAATGGAATTAGTACTGCTTAATGATAATGAAGTTGTACTTGAACGCAAACTCCCCACTACTTTCGATCCTGCCTCACAATTAAAAGTAATTCTGGACGGTGTTAAAGCCGATCTGATTTCCGCAACAGGCTATGGCAGAAAGCTCGTAACCGAAGAAATATGCAAAGTTCCTTGCGTATCACTGACTGAAATAAAAGCTTATGCACTCGGCATTTCGCACCTTTTCCCTGAAGCTCGTACCATCCTAGATATAGGTGGACAGGATACCAAAGCAATCTCACTTATGAAGAACGGCAAGGTTTCCAAATTCGAAATGAATGATCGCTGCGCAGCCGGAACAGGAAAATTTCTTGAAAATCTCTCAACCGTTTTTCAGATCCCTATTGAAGAATTCGGAAATTACGCTCTAGAAGGGACTGAGCCGCTCATAATAAATAGCATGTGCACAGTTTTTGCGGAGACAGAAGCGACCTCTTTAATGGCTCAAGGCAAAAATCCGCGTGATATTGCCCTCGGTTTACATGCTTCCATTGTGCGCCGCACAATAAATATGCTGCATAGGGTCGGCCTCTCCGAGCCATTGGTGTTCGCAGGAGGGGTTGCAAATAATGCCTGTGTTATCGATATGTTATATAAATCAATTAGCATTAAACCACTCACTCCGGAAAGGCCAGATATGGTCGGAGCACTCGGCTCAGCCCTCTATGGAAAATCTTTACTGAAAATATCTTGA
- a CDS encoding double-cubane-cluster-containing anaerobic reductase, with translation MAESAYKEMWENLNLDIAAHDGLLEVLGKFYGDIYMTQEGRLKGMEYLDFVLSEVHGLRIKELMDAKAEGRKIIGTFCVFVPEELSLAVDAVQVGLCAGADAGTEAAETIVPRNTCALIKSFIGFKMAKICPYTESCDLVIGETTCDGKKKAYEAFSEMAPMHIMEVPQRKGASDRVLWKSEVLRLKDKLEEVTGKTITAESLKNGIKIVNDKRRALQRLNKLRAAKPTPISGRDVLLINQVSFYDDPIRFTQSINTLCDQIEERVAKNEGIVHENTPRLMLSGCPMAVPNWKLPYIIEGSGAVVVAEESCIGTRNSRDLVDESGETVEEMIDALCDRYMKIDCACFTPNNERIDNIKALAKETGVDGVIHYSLMFCQPYTHEAFKVEKALAENDVPMLSIETDYSMEDVEQLKTRVEAFVEMIS, from the coding sequence ATGGCAGAATCAGCGTATAAAGAAATGTGGGAAAATCTGAATCTTGATATCGCAGCACATGACGGGCTTCTCGAAGTGCTCGGCAAATTCTATGGTGATATTTATATGACTCAGGAAGGCCGCCTCAAAGGTATGGAATATCTGGACTTCGTACTTTCTGAAGTGCATGGTCTTCGTATTAAAGAACTTATGGACGCCAAAGCTGAAGGTAGAAAAATTATCGGAACATTCTGTGTTTTCGTGCCAGAAGAACTCTCTCTCGCGGTTGATGCTGTTCAAGTGGGACTTTGCGCCGGAGCTGATGCCGGAACAGAAGCTGCTGAAACTATCGTCCCCCGCAACACTTGCGCGCTGATCAAATCTTTCATCGGCTTTAAAATGGCTAAAATCTGTCCTTACACCGAGTCTTGCGATCTTGTGATCGGCGAAACGACTTGTGACGGTAAGAAAAAAGCATACGAAGCTTTCAGCGAAATGGCTCCCATGCACATTATGGAAGTTCCACAGCGTAAGGGAGCCAGCGACAGAGTTTTGTGGAAATCTGAAGTTCTGCGCTTAAAAGATAAACTTGAAGAAGTTACCGGCAAAACCATTACTGCTGAGTCCCTTAAAAATGGCATTAAAATAGTTAATGATAAAAGACGCGCTCTGCAAAGGCTCAACAAACTGCGCGCCGCTAAACCTACACCGATTTCCGGACGTGACGTTCTTCTCATCAATCAGGTCAGCTTTTATGATGACCCTATCCGTTTCACACAGTCCATCAATACACTGTGTGATCAAATAGAAGAACGTGTTGCCAAAAATGAAGGCATCGTCCATGAAAATACACCGAGGCTTATGCTCTCCGGCTGTCCAATGGCTGTTCCTAACTGGAAATTACCCTACATAATTGAAGGTTCAGGAGCAGTCGTTGTCGCAGAAGAATCATGTATAGGAACACGGAACAGCCGTGACCTTGTGGATGAATCAGGCGAAACCGTTGAAGAAATGATTGATGCCCTTTGTGACCGTTACATGAAAATCGACTGTGCCTGCTTTACTCCAAATAACGAACGCATCGATAATATTAAAGCTCTTGCAAAAGAAACAGGCGTTGATGGCGTTATTCATTACTCACTTATGTTCTGCCAGCCTTACACTCACGAAGCATTCAAAGTTGAAAAAGCACTTGCAGAAAATGATGTCCCCATGCTCTCAATTGAAACAGATTACAGTATGGAAGATGTAGAACAGCTTAAAACAAGGGTTGAAGCCTTTGTGGAAATGATCTCCTAA
- a CDS encoding SidJ-related pseudokinase: MKKAEATAYARGLIPEREFSAAYMDLRNLRGLLQKSPDSADYEIIKAVWDVIVEQRYSDQTMSRLLYRECSKALAAVGAFCTDSKLSSKALSLQVQAASTCTEHASIEASGGLGVLPFELVLPDSPPKLSGHSPSISWDELLKAGKVTSEPVFSGRSAVMESAGDNQIFAVKIARNEESPEGLHLEGKWMEKLFADAKRCSVRFDCPRPFPVSDQMLFKITGLPENCPENLHKDGYAMAYHAHSDYFAYPNDDREGKRTEPQDFLEIMSRNSYILGWLAGRGIVHDAPIPLFHNRVQAMRRTDEGVYQWHRFGRLDRWLESCRFPNFGRSGLRDFEHLQVMKPGTDKFYRAIGSHFMSILLVIGSWFRAQNSELCGLDEKDEPIDARSLFDSEFFENAVMSCFTEYYRGFTGFEFQHEIDLHISKLVKCMIDQMGVDNHMFEFMRIVDQNILEDREFRNYLLKYGMAPEKVAELKKGEADIPLVTGPHLGNFNGVISLPEIIEWSAMAAGCCIAAKSLGERWVGARLGVV, encoded by the coding sequence TTGAAGAAAGCGGAAGCAACGGCTTATGCTCGTGGTTTAATTCCTGAAAGAGAATTCAGCGCAGCTTATATGGATCTTAGAAATTTGAGAGGACTTTTGCAAAAGAGTCCTGATAGTGCTGATTATGAAATTATAAAAGCTGTATGGGATGTGATTGTAGAGCAGAGATATTCTGATCAGACCATGTCTCGTCTTCTTTATAGAGAATGTTCAAAAGCCTTAGCTGCGGTGGGAGCTTTCTGCACAGATTCCAAGCTTTCTTCAAAGGCTCTCAGTCTTCAGGTACAGGCAGCAAGTACATGTACCGAACATGCCTCGATAGAGGCTTCCGGAGGACTTGGTGTTTTGCCGTTTGAGCTGGTCCTTCCTGATTCTCCTCCTAAATTGTCAGGCCATTCTCCATCTATTTCTTGGGATGAACTGCTGAAAGCCGGAAAAGTCACAAGTGAGCCTGTCTTTTCAGGGCGTAGTGCTGTAATGGAATCCGCAGGTGATAATCAAATTTTTGCGGTAAAAATTGCACGCAACGAAGAATCTCCCGAAGGGCTTCACCTTGAGGGAAAGTGGATGGAAAAGCTCTTTGCTGATGCCAAGCGCTGCTCCGTACGGTTTGACTGTCCGCGTCCATTTCCCGTTTCAGATCAAATGCTTTTCAAGATTACGGGACTGCCCGAAAATTGCCCAGAGAATCTGCACAAAGACGGCTATGCAATGGCTTATCATGCACACAGTGATTACTTTGCTTATCCGAACGATGATAGAGAAGGAAAGCGCACAGAACCACAGGATTTTTTGGAAATAATGTCTAGAAATTCATATATATTGGGCTGGCTTGCAGGAAGAGGCATTGTGCATGATGCGCCAATCCCGCTTTTTCATAACAGAGTGCAGGCCATGCGACGCACAGATGAAGGGGTATACCAGTGGCATAGATTCGGAAGGTTAGATCGCTGGCTTGAGTCATGCCGATTCCCTAATTTCGGGCGTTCTGGACTGCGTGACTTTGAACATTTGCAGGTGATGAAACCTGGCACAGATAAGTTTTACAGAGCCATTGGCTCTCATTTCATGAGCATACTGTTGGTCATAGGAAGCTGGTTCAGAGCGCAGAATTCAGAACTGTGCGGACTTGATGAGAAGGATGAACCCATTGATGCCCGTTCGCTTTTTGATTCTGAATTTTTTGAGAATGCAGTGATGTCATGTTTTACAGAATACTACAGAGGTTTTACGGGATTTGAATTTCAGCATGAAATCGATTTGCACATTTCCAAACTGGTAAAATGCATGATCGATCAAATGGGCGTCGACAATCATATGTTCGAGTTCATGCGGATAGTTGACCAGAATATTCTGGAAGATAGAGAATTCCGTAATTACCTGTTGAAATATGGAATGGCTCCTGAAAAAGTCGCAGAGCTTAAAAAAGGCGAAGCTGATATTCCGCTTGTAACAGGGCCGCATCTAGGAAATTTCAATGGGGTTATATCACTGCCCGAAATAATAGAATGGTCCGCAATGGCGGCGGGGTGCTGCATTGCGGCTAAGTCTCTCGGTGAACGGTGGGTTGGGGCTAGGCTTGGGGTGGTGTAG
- the pbpC gene encoding penicillin-binding protein 1C, whose product MNRNKKLLITLGGIAFCFVAFFALDMIFPFPEHKLHPNTATVVYDRDHKPLRIFLPADKARRMHTDISKVSPILIRSLLASEDRWFRYHPGINPISVIRAAISNLFAGRVVSGASTIPMQIARMATPEPRTFSAKFKESFRAVQLKLHHSNDELLEIYLNMVPYGGNIEGVAAASHFYFGHDPSTLSLAESALLTTLPRGPAFYDPLRHPQQSKLGRNHVMDQLEERGVFPTEEVARNKEVPLPTAILPVPLKAPHFSRMVIERNGLSPEVVTTLDYKLQQTAEERLKEYVTRLRNADIDNAACVIIHIPTREIRALVGSADFFEKNYGGAINLAEIKRSPGSTLKPFLYALAMDKGLVVPETYLYDIPIDFSGYSPENYDRTWSGQVEMREALARSLNVPAVKTLAKTGVGNFITLLRKGGLTTLDKKPMEYGLPLVLGGCEVKLTELTNLYASLADSGKYRPFKITPSANDISSQLFSPEASWITLQMLSKVSRPEMNDTWMLTSDMPEAAWKTGTSFGHRDAWAIGISGNYAVGVWVGNPDGRPRKGISGASHAGPLLFDLLRITSPGGKLPPKPDGPGITEIQVCAHSHQLPGPFCNERITIQTISGKTHLKPCEYCKQIFIDPKSGFRLSGECLDRKKLKKIIIKTLPPQLARWRAENNMEVPIIPPLAPDCDLIPAGNAPKIVSPASSTPYLLRKDTPLRYQQIGLKADAEADSGTLYWFLDGRLVNKGKFNQKLFTEVEAGKHKISVTDSLGRTDSIMFEVRGGK is encoded by the coding sequence GTGAATAGAAATAAAAAATTATTAATTACTCTGGGCGGCATTGCTTTTTGCTTTGTCGCCTTTTTTGCTTTGGATATGATTTTCCCATTTCCTGAACACAAACTTCATCCCAATACTGCGACTGTTGTTTATGATCGTGACCATAAACCGCTCCGTATTTTTTTGCCAGCAGACAAAGCGCGGCGGATGCACACAGACATATCAAAAGTTTCCCCGATATTGATACGTTCACTTTTAGCTTCGGAAGACAGATGGTTTAGATATCATCCGGGCATCAATCCAATATCAGTTATACGTGCAGCTATCTCCAATCTGTTTGCAGGCCGCGTTGTTTCTGGGGCATCAACCATTCCAATGCAGATTGCTCGCATGGCAACGCCTGAGCCTCGTACATTTTCCGCCAAGTTCAAAGAATCTTTTAGAGCAGTGCAACTTAAACTTCATCATTCAAATGATGAATTACTTGAAATTTATCTGAATATGGTTCCGTACGGCGGAAATATTGAAGGTGTTGCGGCGGCTTCACATTTTTATTTCGGACATGATCCTTCTACGTTATCTCTTGCAGAATCAGCACTGCTTACAACTTTACCGCGCGGGCCTGCTTTCTATGATCCGCTCAGACACCCGCAGCAGTCAAAATTAGGGCGTAATCATGTAATGGACCAACTAGAAGAGCGAGGCGTTTTTCCAACTGAAGAAGTCGCACGCAATAAAGAAGTTCCGCTTCCAACGGCAATACTCCCTGTCCCGCTTAAAGCTCCGCACTTTTCACGCATGGTGATTGAACGAAACGGTTTATCACCTGAAGTCGTAACGACTTTAGATTACAAACTGCAACAGACAGCCGAAGAGCGGCTTAAAGAATATGTTACCCGCTTACGAAACGCTGATATCGACAACGCCGCTTGCGTCATCATCCATATTCCCACGCGTGAAATACGTGCGCTGGTAGGTTCCGCAGATTTCTTTGAAAAAAATTACGGCGGCGCGATTAATCTTGCAGAAATCAAACGCTCTCCCGGTTCGACTTTAAAACCTTTCCTTTACGCACTGGCAATGGATAAAGGATTAGTGGTTCCGGAGACATATTTATATGACATTCCGATAGATTTTTCAGGGTATTCACCTGAAAATTATGATCGAACTTGGTCCGGACAAGTGGAGATGCGTGAGGCTCTGGCTCGTTCGCTAAATGTTCCGGCGGTTAAAACCTTAGCCAAAACGGGTGTAGGTAATTTTATCACCCTGCTAAGAAAAGGTGGACTGACTACTCTTGATAAAAAACCCATGGAATATGGTCTTCCGCTGGTCCTCGGCGGATGCGAAGTAAAGCTTACTGAACTGACAAATTTATATGCAAGTCTAGCTGACAGCGGGAAATATCGCCCATTCAAGATCACGCCTTCTGCCAATGATATCAGCTCACAATTATTTTCTCCTGAAGCATCATGGATTACACTGCAAATGCTTTCAAAAGTATCAAGACCGGAAATGAACGATACTTGGATGCTGACCAGCGACATGCCGGAAGCGGCGTGGAAAACAGGAACTTCATTCGGTCACAGAGATGCGTGGGCAATTGGAATTTCAGGAAATTACGCAGTTGGCGTATGGGTGGGAAACCCAGACGGAAGACCACGCAAAGGAATATCAGGAGCATCCCACGCGGGGCCGCTACTCTTTGATCTGCTACGTATCACGTCCCCCGGTGGTAAACTTCCGCCTAAACCGGATGGCCCCGGAATAACCGAAATTCAAGTCTGTGCTCACAGTCATCAACTACCCGGTCCGTTTTGCAACGAAAGGATCACTATACAAACCATTTCCGGCAAAACACATCTTAAACCGTGTGAATATTGCAAACAGATTTTCATAGATCCGAAGAGTGGGTTTCGTCTTTCCGGTGAATGTTTAGATCGTAAAAAGCTGAAAAAAATAATTATCAAAACGCTTCCACCTCAACTAGCCAGATGGCGCGCTGAAAATAACATGGAAGTGCCGATAATACCGCCACTTGCGCCAGACTGCGACCTTATCCCCGCAGGCAATGCTCCCAAAATAGTCTCTCCGGCATCAAGTACACCTTATTTATTGCGAAAAGATACTCCGCTAAGGTATCAGCAAATTGGGCTTAAAGCAGATGCAGAAGCAGACAGCGGAACACTATACTGGTTTCTGGACGGAAGATTGGTTAATAAGGGCAAGTTTAATCAAAAACTTTTCACAGAAGTTGAAGCAGGAAAACACAAGATATCCGTAACGGATTCACTTGGGCGCACGGATTCTATTATGTTTGAAGTGCGGGGTGGGAAGTAA